The Amblyomma americanum isolate KBUSLIRL-KWMA chromosome 5, ASM5285725v1, whole genome shotgun sequence genome window below encodes:
- the LOC144133822 gene encoding uncharacterized protein LOC144133822 produces MDFKNARIKRDAVPTQNLSPGAPPKKRRRFETLCANHQFLTWSSQPMINDKAAGNVLMSAAMLFAGTSPTSVPRMFNYVNVQVFTSRTFYNYQRGYLLPAIDKEELFRQLEGCTVDLAGDGRCDSPGFCAKFLTYSLHVAQLNKILHFEQVQVGECADVQSSTSMEKFAFVKSLNMVKERGLKVASVTTDRHGQVTKYMRTQEPTIRHYYDCWHISKGIKKKLAAHAKRAGCSVLEIWIQPASNHLYWCAALSDGSAELLTDMWKSMERHAANMHTGHPGLYTTQLAILHFNENAIKGQATTAEGLSRWKINHPKARKDYVGLLLKETVYCSEQWPSFKAAFAENLSTAPPPMSHSFPRPSKNELVAARRSRFASSMGSTTV; encoded by the exons ATGGATTTCAAGAATGCTCGCATCAAGCGAGACGCCGTACCGACGCAAAACCTCTCGCCCGGCGCACCGCCAAAAAAGCGGAGAAGGTTCGAG ACACTGTGTGCCAACCACCAGTTCCTCACATGGTCAAGCCAACCGATGATCAATGACAAGGCGGCGGGCAACGTGCTGATGTCAGCAGCTATGTTGTTCGCTGGCACCAGTCCCACCTCAGTGCCCCGGATGTTCAACTATGTGAACGTGCAGGTGTTCACGTCACGAACATTCTACAATTACCAACGAGGCTACCTGCTTCCTGCGATCGACAAG GAGGAGTTGTTTCGTCAGTTGGAAGGCTGCACTGTGGACTTGGCTGGCGATGGACGCTGCGATTCGCCAggattttgtgcaaaatttttaaCTTACTCTTTGCACGTTGCCCAGCTAAACAAAATTCTTCACTTCGAGCAAGTGCAAGTCGGGGAG tgtgcagatgtacaatCAAGCACTTCCATGGAGAAGTTCGCCTTTGTGAAGAGCCTCAACATGGTGAAGGAGCGGGGGCTGAAGGTGGCGTCAGTGACAACTGACCGGCACGGCCAAGTCACCAAGTATATGCGGACGCAGGAGCCCACCATCCGACACTACTATGATTGTTGGCATATCTCAAAAG GCATCAAGAAGAAGCTGGCTGCCCATGCAAAACGTGCTGGGTGCAGTGTGCTGGAAATATGGATTCAGCCAGCCAGTAATCACCTATATTGGTGTGCAGCCCTCAGCGATGGCAGTGCAGAGCTACTGACAGACATGTGGAAAAGCATGGAGCGGCACGCTGCAAATATGCACACGGGACATCCAGGCCTCTACAC AACACAACTGGCAATACTCCATTTCAATGAGAATGCCATCAAAGGACAGGCCACCACAGCTGAAGGATTGTCCAGATGGAAAATAAACCACCCAAAAGCAAGGAAGG ATTATGTTGGCCTGCTTCTGAAGGAGACAGTCTATTGCTCTGAACAGTGGCCGTCTTTCAAGGCAGCTTTTGCGGAAAACCTTTCGACTGCCCCACCCCCCATGAGTCACTCTTTCCCGAGGCCCTCTAAGAATGAACTCGTGGCAGCAAGAAGGTCTAGGTTTGCCAGTAGCATGGGGAGCACCACTGTCTAG